The window AGGACATGGAATACAAGGAGAACCACAGTCTCCACTTCTAAATCCAGCATTTTTACAGTTGTTATTACATTCTTCCCGTCCGTAGTATTCCGAACACGGCCCATGGCAGTTGTCAAATGAAAAATTTTCTACACAATCGATACAAGCATGTGTAAATTAATCTTATATAACATTTCAATAAAAAAGATGTAGTTATATAACATTTCcaaatgataaaattttaacaCAAACTTTTGAATGCAtgtctatatatacatagaaacaaaaacatggtCAGTTCAAATTCTAcatagatatttaaattaaatgtagCTTTTGACATGTTCTTTGCtaatttgcaaaataaaactaaaccaaactaaatATACCTGAAGCCAAAACGTTGTGGCTAGACAATGAAACTGCAAATATCAttgcaaagaaacaaatcacCAAAGTTTTTGTACTACCcatagtaaatttttttatgaactCTAATGAGGTAttgaaatgtttatattttttcagaTCTTAGAGATTGACTCTATTTATATTAACTTTtggtctttaattttttattattattaattgaatttccatctttttggtcaaagttgtctttttctttttgggggaAAAATTCATTTACATTTAtgaatttgtaaatatttacaGTTAATGATCATAAATGAGAACTTAAAACTTCAAAGAGTGTTTGACACTTGtgaatatatatggttaaagacaatttgttggatATATTATCATTATGATCAATCAATATCTTAAGTTAAATgctaaatttaatttcataattcaatattggaaattttttgtttataattaggTATATGGTAtcaattttctttgattttaaaattgatatagaaaataaattgaaatgaaaattacatattataatatgtaaGATCATTAACTTCTTTTGGTTGAaggtaaaattattaaatttttgtgcTAGAGGTGCTTCAACCCAAACAAACCAATCCTATCCGATCTtaactaaaacaaatatattcatTCGGAAAAATTGAACCATATCACCGCCACAATAGTTAAAAAGTCCGTTGTTGGTTCAAAATGACACcttctttattataaataaatcatttctgAAATTTTGGATCGTAAAATTTTGTGAATAGGAGTTT is drawn from Camelina sativa cultivar DH55 chromosome 1, Cs, whole genome shotgun sequence and contains these coding sequences:
- the LOC104781756 gene encoding defensin-like protein 47 — translated: MGSTKTLVICFFAMIFAVSLSSHNVLASENFSFDNCHGPCSEYYGREECNNNCKNAGFRSGDCGSPCIPCPVKCCCQK